Proteins from one Mesotoga infera genomic window:
- a CDS encoding metallophosphoesterase family protein, which translates to MRILHCSDIHLGRRPIGSPGSTYSMARYEDYFKSFENIVDYALSGAIDIFLVSGDLFDRKDINPDTLARTQQMLGRLREASIEVIVIEGNHDKCFNTGESWLLFLEKTGYLKFLAPFHDGRGYTFPCFETGGISFFGLGYPGFLVDELLSELAERLEGRNNVVLVHSAPGKNDFIPGLATLEKIEALGEKVLYVAGGHLHARASFPEGEPFFHVPGSPEYWDVWESGEKGFNVFDTLKGKVEFHASSRRERQEFACDIDEEPTVDRLNGFVEGLDIHAGSLVLLTVTVPGDSVLYTEKIERRLEEKGALKSFLRVKRRDLPVSLEGFRSMGAREIEREVLTNSREWRELGAKGDSLVRLIDSLKQSQQEGRYDQFKETLDIFLEGLAGELS; encoded by the coding sequence TTGAGAATACTACACTGTTCGGATATCCATCTCGGCAGGAGGCCGATAGGTTCTCCGGGCAGCACATACTCGATGGCCCGTTACGAGGACTACTTCAAATCCTTCGAAAACATCGTCGATTACGCTCTGTCGGGGGCGATAGATATTTTTCTGGTGAGCGGAGACCTTTTCGATAGAAAGGATATTAATCCCGATACACTGGCCAGAACCCAGCAGATGCTGGGCAGGCTCAGAGAAGCTTCGATAGAAGTGATCGTGATCGAAGGCAACCACGACAAATGTTTCAACACCGGTGAATCTTGGCTGCTCTTTCTGGAGAAGACAGGCTACCTGAAGTTTCTCGCGCCCTTTCACGACGGAAGGGGCTACACATTTCCATGTTTCGAAACCGGAGGTATCAGCTTCTTTGGTCTGGGTTATCCCGGCTTTCTCGTGGACGAACTGCTATCGGAACTGGCCGAAAGGCTTGAGGGCAGGAACAACGTAGTGCTCGTCCATTCGGCGCCGGGAAAGAACGACTTCATACCGGGGCTGGCTACACTGGAGAAGATCGAGGCGCTCGGGGAAAAGGTTCTGTATGTTGCCGGAGGCCATCTTCACGCGAGGGCCAGTTTCCCTGAGGGAGAACCCTTCTTTCACGTGCCCGGTTCACCCGAATACTGGGATGTATGGGAAAGCGGCGAGAAAGGATTCAACGTATTCGACACGCTTAAGGGAAAGGTGGAGTTTCACGCCTCCTCGCGAAGGGAGAGACAGGAGTTCGCCTGTGACATTGACGAAGAGCCGACCGTGGATCGACTGAACGGTTTCGTCGAAGGGCTGGACATACACGCAGGTTCGCTCGTCCTGCTCACGGTCACCGTACCGGGCGACTCGGTACTGTACACCGAGAAGATCGAAAGAAGACTGGAAGAGAAGGGAGCGCTCAAATCCTTCCTTCGCGTGAAAAGAAGGGATCTTCCCGTCTCGCTCGAAGGGTTTCGCTCGATGGGCGCGAGGGAGATCGAACGCGAAGTGCTGACGAACTCCAGAGAATGGAGAGAGCTAGGCGCGAAGGGCGACTCGCTTGTAAGACTGATCGATTCTCTGAAGCAATCTCAGCAAGAAGGACGGTACGACCAGTTCAAAGAGACTCTGGATATCTTCCTCGAGGGATTGGCGGGTGAGCTTTCTTGA
- a CDS encoding secondary thiamine-phosphate synthase enzyme YjbQ, whose product MEVSATKSFRKELYFNTETRRKIINITPQVELALKESGVKEGLVLVNAMHITASVFINDDEPGLHQDFEKWLEGLAPERPYSQYAHNGFEDNADAHLKRTIMGREVVVAITGGELDFGPWERIFYYEFDGKRKKRVLIKIIGE is encoded by the coding sequence ATGGAGGTGAGTGCAACGAAGTCATTCAGGAAGGAACTGTATTTCAACACTGAGACCAGGAGAAAGATCATAAACATCACCCCTCAGGTAGAACTGGCCTTGAAAGAGAGCGGTGTGAAAGAGGGCCTCGTGCTGGTGAACGCCATGCACATAACGGCAAGCGTCTTCATTAACGATGACGAGCCCGGGCTGCACCAGGATTTCGAGAAATGGCTCGAAGGCCTGGCGCCAGAGAGACCGTATTCACAGTACGCCCACAACGGGTTCGAAGACAACGCCGACGCCCACCTGAAAAGAACCATCATGGGCAGAGAGGTGGTGGTAGCCATAACCGGCGGAGAGCTGGATTTCGGCCCCTGGGAGAGGATATTCTACTACGAGTTTGATGGAAAGAGAAAGAAAAGGGTGCTTATAAAGATAATAGGAGAATGA